The Deltaproteobacteria bacterium CG2_30_66_27 nucleotide sequence AACAGGAAAACGGAACGTGGAAAGTCTTCCAGAATTTGCGTCCTTCTCCCAGAAGCAGCGCTCCCAATCGAAGGACCAAGACACGTTTCACTTAGTACTTCAGTTCATAAATACGGTGACGCACCGAGAGGGTCGATGCGCCGCATCCGGCAAGGCGACGCGACCGAGGCGTACTGGGCAAGTACGGTGAGGGAGGGCAACGCCGCCGGGGCGGATGCAGCGGCACTCGAATGCCACCGTATTTATGAATTGAAGTACTAAGCCGACCGCGGCAGCCCCAGCAGCTCCAGGTACACCTTCCGGATCCTGTCCGTTTCCTTCCGGTACCGTTCCAGCCGTTCCGTCTCCAGCCACTGCGGGTCGAAGCTGTCGATCGACGCGTCGTGCGCGAGCCGCAGCCGGACATCCAGGGACCGGAGGAATCGGTACCCCTCGTCCAGCACCTTGTACTGTTCGAGCGTGACGATCCCCGCGCGCTGCAGTTCGTAGAGCGCCTTCAGGGTGCCGCGCGCCCGCACCGCGGGGTGCGAGCCGCCATGGAGAAGCTGAAGGTACTGCACCGCGAACTCCACGTCCACCACCCCCCCCCGTCCCACCTTCAGGTTCAGGCGGTCCTCCCGTTCCCGTCCCAGCTCCTGCTCCATCCGCATCCGCAGCCGGTGGATCTCTTCCGCCGCGTTCGGCGGCAGGGGCCGATCGTAGATGAACCCCCGAATCTTTTCCTCCACGCGTTTTCCGAAGCGCCGATCTCCCGCCACGAATCGGCATTTCAATAGGGCCTGCCGCTCCCACAGGTGCGCCGATTCGTCGTGGTACCGTTCGAACGCCTCCAGCGACGAGACGAGCGGACCCGCGTTCCCCGAGGGGCGCAGGCGCGTATCGAGCCGGTAGACAATCCCTTCCCGCGTCGACGTCGTGAGAATCGAGATCAACCGCTGGGCGACCTTGGCGAAATATTCGTGGTTGGAAAGTTTGCCGCTCTCTCCCGGGCCCGAGTACAGGAAGAGGATGTCGAGGTCGCTGTGGTAGGAGAGCTCCTCCGACCCGAGCTTTCCCATCCCGAGGACGCAGAAGAACGCCGCCGCCCCCGTGGCCGCCTCCGTGGCGACACCGAAGCGACGCCGCACTTCCCGAAGCGCAAGGAGCAGCGCGTGAGAGAGGAGGACTTCGGCCAGCGCGGAGAGCTGGAACATCCCCTCCTCCAGCGACAGATTCCCGGTCATGTCGTGGATACCGATCCGCAGCGTCTCGAGATTTTTGAAGCGGCGCAGCTCGTCCAGTTCCTGCTCGTAGTCGTCGCATCCCGTCAGGGCCTCCCCGAGGCCGCTCCGCAGGTCGGACTTCGACTTGACCAACGCGGAGAGATCGTTCCGCAGGAACGTGTCCAGGAGCTCCGGATGGCGCAGCAGGAAGCCGGAAAGGAAGCGGCTGCTTCCAAAGAGGCGGACGAGCGCCTCGATGACCTTCGGCTTCTCGTACAGCAGGGCGTAGTACATCGTCCGTGCGCCGATCGCGGTCAAGAACCGCTCCACGTGGCCGAGCGCGAGGTCGGGGTTGGGGCTCTTCGCGACGCGGTGGAGGATCTCGGGCCCGATCTTGTCGAGGTAGTGGTGCGCGCGCTGTGGGATCCGGACGTGGGGAGGGCCGTTCCGGAGGACTTCCAGGTTCCTCTGCGCCGCCTCGATGTCGCGGAACCCCAGCCGCGCCAGCAGCGAAGGCGCATCCTCCGCGGCGCGTCCGTGCAGGAAAAGCGCCTGCACCTCCCCGGGGATCCCCACCGACTCTTCCCGCCGCGCGCCGCCGAAGAGCCGGTCGTAGATCCCGTGAACCGCCGCCGCGTGGCCGTCGAGCGCGGAGACCAGCGCCGGAGGATCGGCGAGGCCCATCGCCCGCGCCAGCCGCGAGAGGTCCTCCTCTCGTTGCGGAAGGACGTGGGTCTGCCGCTCCCGGTGCGCCTGGATGCGGTGCTCGAGACGGCGCAGGAAGTCGTAGGCGGCAGCAAGCCGATCCCGCTCCTCTTCGGTCACGATCCCCATCCGCGACAGGTCGGAGATCGTCTCCACGGTGCCGCGCCGCCGGAGCGTCGGCTCCTTCCCGCCGTAGATCAGCTGGTGCGCCTGTGCGAAGAACTCGATCTCCCGGATCCCCCCGAGGCCCAGCTTCACGTCCCGGTCAGACCGGAGGGACCGCGCCGCCGCGAGGTTGATCCGATCCTTCATCCCCTTGATCTCCTCGATCGCGGTGAAGTCGAGGTACCTGCGGTAGACGAAGGGGACGATGGACCGGAGGAACTCCTCCCCGAGGGAGAGATCCCCCGCCACGGGGAACGCCTTGATGAGCGCCGCGCGCTCCCACGTCTGCCCCCACGACTCGTAGTAGATCTCGGCGGAGCGCAGCGAGTTGGCGAGCTCCCCGCGCGTCCCCTCGGGGCGCAGCCTCAGGTCCACGCGGAAGACGAACCCGTCCTCCGTCGCTTCCGAAACGATCCGGGTGACCGCCTCGCCCAGCCGGACGAAATACTCGTGCAGCGAAACGGATCGCGCGGCCCCTTCCGTCTCCCCCTGGTCCGTTTCGTAGAGGTAGACGATGTCGATGTCGGAGCTGAAGTTCAGCTCGAGCGCCCCCAGCTTCCCCATCCCCATCACGACGAACCGCGCGGGGCGTCGCGTCCCGTCGGAATCGATCGCGACCGGCACGCCGAGGCGGGCGTCGAGCGCCCGGCGTGAGAAGCGGACCGCCCCTTCGAGCGCCGCCGACGCCAGCCGGGAAAGATCCTCCGTGACCTCGGGAAGCGGGGCGACGCCGGAGAGGTCGCGCGCCGCGATCCGGGCGACCTCCCGGTGCTTCATCCGGCGCAGGTCCGCTTTCATCTCCTCTTCCGTCACGCACCGGTCCGCGGCCGCCACGGCCTCCCGCGCCAGCGCTTCCGGCCCGGGACGCCGAAGCACTCCGTCCCCGAGGAAGAGGAACTCGAAGATCTCCGGGCGCCTGGCGATCTGCTCGGGGATGAACTCCGAACCCCCCAGCAGCGCCCCGATCAGCGGGAGAAGGTCGTCGCGGGCGAACGCCCGCGTAAGGAGAGCGCCGGGAAGGGAATCGACCCACCGCGACAGGTTGAGGAAGAAAAGGTCCGGGTCGGGCGCGGCGGCGGCGGCGCGGTAGATGGGATCCCATCCGGCATGCTTCCGAGGAAGGCGTTGCAGGAGGTCGGAAAGCAGCGACAGGGCGCGCGCCGTGTCCCGAACACCGATCTCCCGGAGGCGATCGGCGGTGGGCGCGCTTTTCCCGGCGCGGGGAACCGGGTTCAACGGAACAGTTTCCGAAGGGCGCGCGCGAGGGGCGGCTTGAGGACCCCTTTCTCGGTCACGATGGCGGAAACGAGGCGGGCCGGCGTCACGTCGAAGGCGGGGTTGTACACGCGGACGCCGTCGGGCGCGACCCGTCTCCCCATCAGGTGCGTCACCTCGGAGGGATCGCGCTCCTCGATCGGGATCCGCTTGCCCGTAGGAAGCTTCCGGTCGATCGTCGACACCGGGGCGGCCACGTAGAAGGGGACCTTGTGCGCCTTGCACAGGACGGCGACGCCGTACGTGCCGATTTTGTTCGCCACGTCCCCGTTCGCGGCGACGCGGTCCGCCCCGACCACGGCGGCGTCGATCTTTCCGGCCGCGAACAGGGACGCGGCCATGTTATCCGTGATCAGGGTGCATGGGATGCCGTCCTTCATCAGTTCCCACGCCGTCAGCCGGGCCCCCTGCAGGAACGGCCGCGTCTCGTCCACGTACACGTGGATCCGCTTCCCCGCCGCGACGGCGGAACGGATCACTCCCAGCGCCGTCCCGTACCCCGCGGTGGCCAGCGCCCCCGCATTGCAGTGGGTGAGGACGCTCCCGCGCGCGGGGAGAAGCTTCGCCCCGTGCGCGCCCATCGCCCGGTTCGCCGCCACGTCCTCCTCGAAGAGGACGACCGCCCGCTCCTCGAGCCGGGAAAACGCGGCGGCGGGATCGTCCGGCAGCGCCGCGGCCTCCTGCCGCATCCGGTCGATCGCCCAGAAGAGGTTCACCGCCGTGGGACGGGTCCCCGCAAGCTCGGTCGCCGCCTCGTCGAACGCCCTCCGCCAGGGCCTCCCCTTCTTCCACGCGACCCGGACGGCGAGGACCAGGCCGAACGCCGCGGAGACGCCGATCGCCGGGGCGCCGCGCACCACCATCGTCCGGATCGCGTCCGCCACGGAGGAGGGGTCGGAACACCGCCGCATCGATTCGACCATGGGCAGCACGCGCTGGTCCAGCAACAACAGGGCGTCCCCCTCCCACGCCATGGTCCGGAACGCTCCGCTCATCGGCGCGCCTCCCGCGCGTGGAACCGCTCCACCTGCCGGAGCACCCGTTCCCGGATCGCCCGGGGAGGCGAAGGAGGCTCCACCGGGCGTCCGGCGCGCAACGCCGGACGCAGGAGCGGATCCCGGGCGCCGCCGCAGGGGCAGCTCCCCGGCGGGTCCGCGGCGGGGCGGACGATCCGGGCGCCGCACGCTTCGCAGTCGTCAACCTGTTTGCGGCCGGACCGCTTCCCCCGCTTCGCGAACGGGACGCCCTCCACTTCCACGATGTCGAGCGCGTAATCGATCGTCGGGGCGTTGCTCAGGGAGGTGCCGACGCCGAAGCCGTCGACCACGTCGCGGAGCGCCCGCACCTCCTCCTCTCCCAGCCCGCCGGAGGCGATCAGGCGCACGTGCCGGAAACCGCGCAGATCGAGCTCCCACCGCACCTCCTGGAGGATCCGCCGGAAATCGCCGCGGCGCGACCCCGGCGTATCGAGCCGGACGGCGGACAGCCGTTCCCGCAACGCCTCGGCGACCCGGACCGCCTCGAACTTCTCGTCCCGGAGCGTGTCGACGAGACAGACCCGCGGAACCGCCGGGTCCACCGCCTCGTCGAAGGCGCGCATCGCCGTCACCGTGTCTCCGAGGATCAGGACGAGGGCGTGCGGCATCGTCCCCTGCGGCGTTTCGCCGAGAAACTCCGCGCTGCGGATCGCGGAGACGCCGTCCGCGCCGCCGATGAAGGCGTTCCGGTCGATCAGCGTGGAGAGGGCGGGGTGCATCCTGCGGGCCCCGAAGCTCAAGACCGATTTCTCCCCGGCCGCGTGCTTTACCCGCGACGCCGCCGTGGCGATCCCCGACGCCTGGCAAACCGTCCCCAGCATCGCCGTCTCCATCTCGCAGAAGGCGCCGTACGGCCCCTCGATCGAGAAAACGGTCTCGAAGGGGAAGAAGAGGGCGCCCTCCGCCATCGCGTCCACGTCGACGTCGACCCCGGCGAGCAGCGACAGCATCTCGTCCATCCCCGAAAGGACGGCATATCCGTATCCGGCCGGGAACTTTTTTACGATCGCCTCGGCGGCCACACGCACGCGGTCCTTGCCCGAAGCGCGCAGCACCTCCATCGTCCGGCGGAAATAGATGTCGGTCGTTCCCCCTCGAAGGATCTCGTCGCGGGTCGGGATGATGTCCATCGGAGCCTCCTGGATGGGGGGGATCAACGGCGGGGGGCCGACCGAACGGGGCGCCGGACCACCCGGACGCCCAGCACGCGCTCCATCTGGCCGAGGGCGAAGTCGTGCGTGTCGGGCGCAAGCCCCGCCACGAACCGCTCCTCCACCGTCACGTCGTAGCCGCGCATCGCGGCGTCGGCCGCGGTGTAGAGGATGCAGATGTTGGTGACGCAGCCGGCGAGCGTAAGACTCCGGATGCCGTTCTGCCGGAGGAGGAAGTGGAGCGGCGTGCCATGGAACCCGGAGTAGGTGCGCTTCTCCACCACGACGTCTCCCGGCTCCGGGGCGAGGGAGGCGACGACCCCCGCGCCGGGAGTCCCCGCCACGGCGTGCGGGGGCCACCCCATTCGCGCGAATTCGGGATCCTTCTTCCGGTGGGAGTCGCAGACGTACACGACGAGCTCCTTCTCCCGCCGCGCTTTCGCGATCCGGCGACGCAGCGCCGGGAGAATCGCGCGCGTCTCCGGCACCTCCAGGGGGGCGCCGGGGCGGACGAAATCGTTCAGCATGTCGACGACGACCAGCGCCTTCTTCCCCGACGCCCCGGTCTTCACCGCTTCCTCCCCATGGATATCCCGCCGTTCGCCGACGGCGGACACGGCCCTTTCCCTTGCATCATACCATCGGCGGACCGAGCCTCTTTCTCAACACCTCCTGGACCACCTTGGGGTTCGCCTTCCCCCGGCTCTCCTTCATCACCTGTCCGATGAAGAAGGAGAGGAGCCCCACCTTCCCCCCCCGGTAGGCCTCGGCCTCCTTCGGGCTCGCCGCCAGGATCTTTTCCACCACGGCGTCCAGCGCGGAAATGTCGGATACCTGTGCGAGCCCCCGCTCGTCCCGAAGCGTCCGGAACGGCTTACCGGTCGACAGGACGAGTTCCACGAGTGTCTTGGAGGCGGTGGCGGAGATCGTCCCCCGCTCCCGGTCCTCGACCGCGTGGGCGATCGTCTCCGGGGAGAGCGTCCCGGCGAGGACGGCGTCCTTCCAATGGACGCATTCGTTCGCCGTCGTCTTCGGGTTCCCGCCGTAGATCGCCGCGGACGCCTCGAAGAAATCCGCCAGCGCCCGGGTCGATGCAAGGATCTCCGCGTCGTACCTCGGGATCCCGTACTGCCGTTCGAGCCGCGCGATTTTGTCCGCCGGCATTTCCGGGATCGTCGTTCGCAGCTCCTCGACCCAGGAATCGTCCACGATCAGCGGAAGCAGGTCCGGGTCGGGAAAGTACCGGTAGTCGTGGGCCTCCTCCTTCCGGCGCATCGACACGGTGACGCCCGCGTTCGCGTCCCAAAGCCGCGTCTCCTGCACCACTTCCCCACCGTCCTCGATCCGCTCGACCTGCCGGTGAATTTCATACTCGAGCGCCTTCTCGACGTTGCGGAAGGAGTTCATGTTTTTCAGCTCGACCTTCGTGCCGAACGCCTTCCGCCCGACCGGACGGACCGAGACGTTCGCGTCGCACCGGAACGAACCCTCTTCCATGTTCCCGTCGCACACCTCGAGGTAGACGAGGATGTCGTGCAGGCGCCGCAGGTACGCGCCGCCCTCCTCCGGTGTCCGCATGTCGGGCTCGGAGACGATCTCCATCAGGGGGACGGAGCATCGGTTGAGATCCGCGAGCGACGCCTGTGCGCCGGCGAACTCCCCTTCGTGGACG carries:
- a CDS encoding glutaminyl-tRNA synthase (glutamine-hydrolyzing) subunit B, whose translation is MEFETVIGLEVHAQLSTRSKIFCACSTAFGAAPNENTCPVCTGMPGVLPVLNRKAVEFTIRTALASSCAVQRRSVFARKNYFYPDLPKAYQISQYELPIALGGHVDIEVDGETKRIGITRIHMEEDAGKLVHEGEFAGAQASLADLNRCSVPLMEIVSEPDMRTPEEGGAYLRRLHDILVYLEVCDGNMEEGSFRCDANVSVRPVGRKAFGTKVELKNMNSFRNVEKALEYEIHRQVERIEDGGEVVQETRLWDANAGVTVSMRRKEEAHDYRYFPDPDLLPLIVDDSWVEELRTTIPEMPADKIARLERQYGIPRYDAEILASTRALADFFEASAAIYGGNPKTTANECVHWKDAVLAGTLSPETIAHAVEDRERGTISATASKTLVELVLSTGKPFRTLRDERGLAQVSDISALDAVVEKILAASPKEAEAYRGGKVGLLSFFIGQVMKESRGKANPKVVQEVLRKRLGPPMV
- a CDS encoding nicotinamidase → MLNDFVRPGAPLEVPETRAILPALRRRIAKARREKELVVYVCDSHRKKDPEFARMGWPPHAVAGTPGAGVVASLAPEPGDVVVEKRTYSGFHGTPLHFLLRQNGIRSLTLAGCVTNICILYTAADAAMRGYDVTVEERFVAGLAPDTHDFALGQMERVLGVRVVRRPVRSAPRR
- a CDS encoding nicotinate phosphoribosyltransferase (catalyzes the formation of 5-phospho-alpha-D-ribose 1-diphosphate and nicotinate from nicotinate D-ribonucleotide and diphosphate) — encoded protein: MDIIPTRDEILRGGTTDIYFRRTMEVLRASGKDRVRVAAEAIVKKFPAGYGYAVLSGMDEMLSLLAGVDVDVDAMAEGALFFPFETVFSIEGPYGAFCEMETAMLGTVCQASGIATAASRVKHAAGEKSVLSFGARRMHPALSTLIDRNAFIGGADGVSAIRSAEFLGETPQGTMPHALVLILGDTVTAMRAFDEAVDPAVPRVCLVDTLRDEKFEAVRVAEALRERLSAVRLDTPGSRRGDFRRILQEVRWELDLRGFRHVRLIASGGLGEEEVRALRDVVDGFGVGTSLSNAPTIDYALDIVEVEGVPFAKRGKRSGRKQVDDCEACGARIVRPAADPPGSCPCGGARDPLLRPALRAGRPVEPPSPPRAIRERVLRQVERFHAREARR
- a CDS encoding S-methyl-5-thioribose-1-phosphate isomerase, with the translated sequence MSGAFRTMAWEGDALLLLDQRVLPMVESMRRCSDPSSVADAIRTMVVRGAPAIGVSAAFGLVLAVRVAWKKGRPWRRAFDEAATELAGTRPTAVNLFWAIDRMRQEAAALPDDPAAAFSRLEERAVVLFEEDVAANRAMGAHGAKLLPARGSVLTHCNAGALATAGYGTALGVIRSAVAAGKRIHVYVDETRPFLQGARLTAWELMKDGIPCTLITDNMAASLFAAGKIDAAVVGADRVAANGDVANKIGTYGVAVLCKAHKVPFYVAAPVSTIDRKLPTGKRIPIEERDPSEVTHLMGRRVAPDGVRVYNPAFDVTPARLVSAIVTEKGVLKPPLARALRKLFR